One Panicum virgatum strain AP13 chromosome 3N, P.virgatum_v5, whole genome shotgun sequence DNA segment encodes these proteins:
- the LOC120666373 gene encoding uncharacterized protein LOC120666373, whose translation MSSSTSFAALLLHGHLHSPSPPSKARPFLAPPSNPSRPSASASARPSPARPPLLAATAAASGGERDNRVQELRVPDSWLTPEGAVQESEWLRETLHKWLDDEYCPEPANVDISRTAARSYGESLAAGQSDLGEILLKMAGDLEALSYRESFHGAFSAANAAVRLITQRMEEEEELSGDDDGQ comes from the exons ATGTCATCTTCTACCTCCTTCGCTGCCCTTCTCCTCCATGGCCACCTCCACTCCCCTTCCCCTCCGTCAAAGGCGCGACCTTTCCTAGCACCCCCCAGCAACCCATCCCgaccctccgcctccgcctccgctcgGCCATCCCCGGCACGGCCGCctctcctcgccgccaccgccgcagctTCCGGCGGGGAGCGGGACAACCGTGTGCAGGAGCTGAGGGTGCCCGATTCTTGGCTGACGCCTGAGGGAGCGGTGCAG GAATCGGAGTGGCTGAGGGAGACGCTGCACAAGTGGCTGGACGACGAGTACTGCCCGGAGCCGGCGAACGTGGACATCAGCCGCACCGCCGCGCGGTCGTACGGCGAGTCCCTGGCGGCGGGGCAGTCGGACCTCGGGGAGATCCTGCTGAAGATGGCCGGCGACCTCGAGGCGCTGTCGTACCGGGAGAGCTTCCACGGCGCCTTCTCCGCCGCCAACGCCGCGGTCCGCCTCATCACgcagaggatggaggaggaggaggagctatcCGGCGATGACGATGGCCAGTGA